One genomic window of Hippocampus zosterae strain Florida chromosome 12, ASM2543408v3, whole genome shotgun sequence includes the following:
- the gtpbp8 gene encoding GTP-binding protein 8 yields MFNHLRQPVQWLQPWTQLCALLRRRVHKLASLKEASVLSPNKVKRLLYPLTDVEAYLDSSVDRTQFHLFHPHVDDVLKAERLFCPSPSHRIDYYTSAERMDHSPALKQPEVCFIGRSNVGKSSLIKCLFSLSPEVEVRISKTPGHTKKMNFFRVGKAFTIVDMPGYGHRAPKDFVDMVEPYLYSRKNLVRTFLLVDGSVGLQKTDHIALELCEETRCPYVMVVTKIDKCSRGSLLTNLLQFQDVIKIQTSGCFPQPFLVSSLKFSGIYLLRCFIAHITGNILLTDTCQN; encoded by the exons ATGTTCAATCATCTTCGGCAACCTGTACAATGGCTTCAACCTTGGACGCAGTTGTGTGCTCTCCTTCGACGGAGAGTTCACAAGTTGGCCTCGCTCAAAGAAGCCAGCGTTTTATCCCCAAACAAAGTGAAACGCTTGCTCTACCCTCTGACAGATGTAGAGGCATACCTGGACAG CTCTGTGGATAGGACACAGTTTCATCTATTTCATCCCCATGTAGATGATGTTCTAAAAGCTGAGAGGCTTTTTTGCCCCTCACCATCTCATAGGATTGATTATTATACGTCAGCAGAGAGGATGGACCACTCACCTGCACTAAAACAACCCGAG GTGTGTTTCATTGGCCGAAGCAATGTGGGGAAGTCATCTCTTATCAAATGCCTGTTTTCCCTGAGTCCTGAGGTGGAAGTCAGAATCTCCAAAACCCCC GGTCACACAAAAAAGATGAACTTCTTTAGAGTGGGCAAGGCTTTCACCATCGTGGACATGCCAGGTTATGGACATCGAGCACCCAAAGATTTTGTGGATATGGTTGAACCATATCTCTATTCAAGAAAGAA TCTTGTCAGAACATTTTTGTTGGTGGATGGCAGCGTTGGACTGCAAAAGACTGATCACATCGCCCTTGAGCTGTGTGAGGAGACTAGATGTCCATATGTG atggtGGTGACTAAGATCGATAAATGTAGTCGTGGCTCACTACTGACAAACTTACTGCAGTTTCAAGATGTGATTAAAATACAGACCTCGGGCTGCTTCCCCCAGCCATTTTTGGTCAG TTCCCTCAAGTTTTCAGGGATCTACCTCCTGAGATGCTTCATTGCTCATATAACAGGCAATATCCTTTTAACAGACACCTGTCAAAATTGA